A single window of Rhodamnia argentea isolate NSW1041297 chromosome 5, ASM2092103v1, whole genome shotgun sequence DNA harbors:
- the LOC115743776 gene encoding pentatricopeptide repeat-containing protein At4g28010-like, whose translation MTTSLSTSPFRLNHQSELGRVCWRLFSSAPPIAPQNDIEPQLRSLCESPNARFAEAASLLHHAIDSGSPPSSSTCSYLVDALVKSKNYDLVLAVYAKMANFNISPYFKTLRGVVESFVDAGRLGLACGVVGLVLKRGYNMNVFVMNVILNGLCKKGEVQDAVELFRRMERNGVKLDAYSYNTLVNGLCKAKKVEEARFLLVEMKRLNCCPNAVTYATLMDGLCKEGRPEEALKIMVDMRENGLDADVFVYGALMNGFIQVGKFDRGSELFYEMLEKGISPNVVTFGCLVHGLSKMGKWEEAINVLDAMAERGNFPDVFVYTSLIDGLFKEGKVKKALEMFDLMVKKGQQPSSVTYNVVIYGMCKEGLIREAFEVFETMRMKGEKPDVHTYNSLLMGLCNKGRVDEALHLFNLMVKDKDYAKPDIMTFNMLMHGLCKERRVAEAENIYKKMVARGGFGNIITLNTLLGGYLSKGNIKQAMEVWKRIIELGLVPNPSTYSIMINAFCKGGMVSMAKGLFNKMRAGKPGPTLSDCNTLLGLLCKEDQLEQARALFKEIIENGEPDLVTFNTMINGTFKARDFQAAKDLLKEMLNLGLAPDIFTFSTLINRLSKAGLLDEAKDIYDRMISVGYAPDCVVYDSLLKGFSSNGDAKGVISLLHQMSDRDVVLDKKIIATIVSCLCQNSGDLDILDLPDFSESKSSAGMTCTELLSKFGKSHPDLQISIV comes from the coding sequence ATGACCACATCACTTTCTACTTCTCCGTTCAGACTCAACCATCAATCTGAGCTCGGGCGCGTTTGTTGGAGGCTCTTCTCGTCGGCGCCGCCAATTGCTCCTCAAAACGACATAGAACCTCAATTGAGATCACTCTGCGAGAGTCCCAATGCCCGATTTGCGGAGGCCGCCTCGCTCCTCCACCACGCAATCGATTCAGGTTCGCCTCCTTCCAGCTCGACCTGCAGCTACCTCGTCGATGCCCTGGTAAAGTCCAAGAACTACGATTTAGTGTTGGCGGTGTACGCGAAGATGGcgaattttaatatttctccATATTTTAAGACGCTGAGAGGTGTGGTAGAGTCTTTTGTAGATGCAGGTAGGTTGGGGCTTGCGTGCGGGGTGGTGGGGTTGGTTCTGAAGCGTGGGTATAACATGAATGTGTTTGTTATGAATGTTATATTGAATGGACTGTGTAAAAAAGGCGAGGTCCAGGACGCAGTGGAGTTGTTTCGCAGAATGGAAAGGAATGGTGTGAAGCTGGATGCTTACAGTTATAATACACTTGTGAATGGACTGTGCAAGGCCAAGAAAGTTGAAGAAGCTCGGTTTTTGTTGGTTGAGATGAAGAGGTTGAACTGTTGCCCGAATGCGGTGACGTACGCCACTCTGATGGATGGTCTTTGCAAGGAAGGTAGACCGGAAGAGGCATTGAAGATAATGGTGGATATGAGGGAGAATGGCCTGGATGCAGATGTTTTTGTATATGGAGCTCTTATGAATGGATTCATTCAAGTGGGGAAGTTTGATCGAGGAAGTGAACTTTTCTACGAGATGTTGGAAAAAGGGATTTCTCCAAATGTCGTCACTTTCGGTTGTTTAGTGCACGGTCTTTCTAAGATGGGTAAGTGGGAAGAAGCCATAAATGTATTAGATGCTATGGCAGAACGTGGGAATTTTCCTGATGTTTTTGTTTATACCAGTTTGATTGATGGCCTTTTCAAAGAAGGGAAAGTGAAAAAGGCTTTGGAGATGTTTGATTTAATGGTGAAAAAAGGTCAACAACCTAGTTCCGttacatataatgtcgtaatttatGGAATGTGCAAGGAAGGTCTGATTAGAGAGGcttttgaagtttttgaaaCTATGAGAATGAAAGGTGAAAAGCCCGATGTGCATACCTATAATTCGCTGCTGATGGGACTTTGCAATAAGGGCAGGGTTGATGAGGCATTGCATCTTTTCAATCTTATGGTGAAAGACAAGGACTATGCCAAGCCGGATATCATGACATTCAACATGTTAATGCACGGACTTTGCAAAGAAAGACGTGTAGCTGAGGCCGAGAACATTTATAAGAAGATGGTTGCAAGGGGGGGTTTTGGTAATATAATTACTCTTAACACTTTGCTCGGTGGGTATCTAAGTAAAGGAAATATAAAGCAGGCTATGGAAGTCTGGAAAAGAATCATTGAGTTGGGACTTGTGCCAAATCCAAGCACTTATAGCATCATGATAAATGCATTTTGCAAAGGAGGCATGGTGAGCATGGCAAAGGGGCTATTCAACAAAATGAGAGCTGGCAAGCCTGGTCCTACCTTGTCTGACTGTAATACCTTGCTGGGTCTTCTGTGCAAAGAGGATCAGTTGGAGCAAGCGAGGGCTTTATTTaaagaaataatagaaaatgGTGAACCAGATCTGGTCACATTCAATACTATGATCAATGGAACCTTCAAAGCAAGAGACTTTCAAGCTGCCAAAGATTTACTCAAAGAAATGCTTAACCTGGGCTTGGCTCCTGATATCTTCACCTTTTCTACGCTGATAAACAGGTTGTCAAAAGCTGGACTGTTGGATGAAGCGAAAGATATCTATGATAGGATGATCTCTGTAGGCTATGCACCTGATTGTGTTGTGTATGATTCCTTGTTGAAAGGCTTTAGTTCAAATGGTGACGCCAAAGGAGTCATAAGTTTGCTGCATCAGATGTCTGATCGGGATGTTGttcttgacaaaaaaattatagctACCATTGTTTCTTGCCTATGTCAGAATTCCGGTGATCTTGACATCCTTGATCTACCAGATTTTTCCGAATCAAAATCAAGTGCGGGCATGACATGCACAGAACTTTTGTCCAAATTTGGCAAGTCTCACCCTGATCTTCAAATAAGCATTGTATAA